One Thalassospira marina DNA window includes the following coding sequences:
- the xth gene encoding exodeoxyribonuclease III yields MKIATWNVNSIKARLPNILEWLESAAPDVVLLQETKTVDEGFPAMEIEDLGYNIAIHGQKTYNGVAILSKFPIEDVQRGLPGNDADDQARYIEAVISGENPVRVASIYVPMGTEVGSEKFAYKLNFLDRLITRFENIFASGEAAVMGGDYNIAPDDSDVYDPEKLHEKVLCSTQERKRLRTMMNIGYTDAFRTFNASGHQYSWWDYRAGAWNKDNGLRIDHLLLTPAAADRLSAADIDREPRGKEKASDHTPVWCMIDA; encoded by the coding sequence ATGAAAATCGCCACCTGGAACGTCAACTCGATCAAGGCACGCCTGCCCAATATCCTCGAATGGCTCGAATCTGCGGCACCTGATGTGGTGTTGCTGCAGGAAACCAAAACCGTCGACGAAGGTTTCCCGGCGATGGAAATCGAGGATTTGGGCTATAACATCGCCATTCACGGGCAGAAAACCTATAACGGTGTGGCAATCCTGTCGAAATTCCCGATCGAGGATGTGCAGCGTGGCCTGCCCGGCAATGACGCCGATGACCAGGCACGATATATCGAAGCCGTTATTTCCGGGGAAAACCCGGTGCGTGTTGCCTCGATTTATGTACCGATGGGAACCGAGGTCGGGTCCGAGAAATTTGCCTACAAGCTGAACTTCCTTGATCGCCTGATCACGCGTTTTGAAAATATTTTCGCCAGCGGTGAAGCTGCGGTTATGGGCGGCGATTACAATATCGCGCCTGATGATTCCGACGTTTATGACCCGGAAAAACTTCATGAAAAGGTTTTGTGTTCCACCCAGGAACGCAAACGCCTGCGGACCATGATGAACATTGGCTATACCGATGCCTTCCGCACCTTTAATGCCAGTGGCCATCAATATAGCTGGTGGGATTATCGCGCTGGTGCCTGGAACAAGGATAACGGCCTACGCATCGACCATTTGTTGCTGACACCTGCAGCAGCCGACCGGTTAAGTGCGGCCGATATCGACCGCGAACCGCGCGGCAAGGAAAAGGCATCGGACCACACGCCCGTCTGGTGCATGATCGACGCCTGA
- a CDS encoding EAL domain-containing protein: protein MTENGKLKEIPAARLLELLKKNDQSGKKLFVGLLDVPASLRLLSEDYAVLMREGFRLLPEKTQQYKLENGMVAFVRLGRGFGNADPFVDSISAMLQQVITRQGLGALPDDLWNEFRWPDDDARLQTALRISEKDSLLPTGKKKIDFANMLKAAISSEAVYDSCRRQAILEIRDSQREIIGHELYCSLDFLRHNHLASFQLEGAGEIEILSRVLDEKVMALTEQLAPRILPDVLHLNMQVQTIFSDAFTSFLDSGDSRFARNLAIEVSLENAIADWWEFEDACKLLQSAGVRVGLDRITLPALEFLSPRKIKVDFVKVIWDQNIIGSKRSTVAERLREFATVLGNRNLILTRCDSRTAVRMGRSLGVDAFQGSYVDALLGKHLAEDCDSPHAAGNERRCAVCQWAPRETESNGCSFHFRAGKVLPPL from the coding sequence ATGACCGAAAACGGCAAACTAAAAGAAATTCCGGCAGCCCGCCTGCTGGAGCTTTTGAAGAAGAATGATCAGTCTGGCAAAAAGCTGTTTGTCGGTCTGCTGGATGTGCCAGCATCCCTGCGGTTGTTATCCGAGGATTATGCCGTTCTGATGCGCGAAGGGTTTCGCCTGCTGCCGGAAAAAACCCAGCAATACAAACTTGAAAACGGCATGGTCGCCTTTGTCCGCCTGGGGCGTGGTTTTGGCAATGCCGACCCGTTTGTTGATAGCATTTCTGCAATGTTGCAGCAGGTCATTACCCGGCAGGGCCTGGGTGCCTTGCCAGATGATTTGTGGAACGAATTTCGCTGGCCCGATGATGACGCCAGGCTGCAAACCGCGCTGCGGATCAGCGAAAAAGATTCGCTGCTGCCGACAGGCAAAAAGAAAATCGATTTCGCCAATATGTTAAAGGCCGCGATTTCAAGCGAAGCGGTTTATGATTCCTGCCGTCGCCAGGCCATTCTGGAAATTCGAGACAGCCAGCGCGAAATTATCGGGCATGAGCTTTATTGCTCGCTCGATTTTTTGCGGCATAACCATCTTGCCAGCTTCCAGCTTGAAGGGGCCGGTGAAATCGAAATTCTGTCGCGTGTTCTTGATGAAAAGGTCATGGCCCTGACCGAGCAGCTTGCCCCGCGCATTTTGCCCGATGTGCTGCATCTGAATATGCAGGTTCAAACCATCTTTTCCGATGCTTTCACCAGTTTCCTTGATAGCGGTGACAGCCGTTTTGCCCGCAATCTTGCCATTGAAGTATCGCTGGAAAACGCGATTGCCGATTGGTGGGAATTCGAGGATGCCTGCAAATTGCTGCAATCTGCCGGTGTTCGTGTGGGGCTGGATCGGATCACACTGCCCGCGCTGGAATTTCTTTCGCCGCGTAAAATCAAGGTCGATTTCGTCAAGGTGATCTGGGATCAGAATATCATCGGGTCGAAACGCTCGACCGTGGCGGAACGCCTGCGAGAATTTGCGACCGTGCTGGGCAACCGTAACCTGATCCTGACCCGCTGCGATAGCCGTACAGCGGTGCGCATGGGCCGCAGCCTGGGGGTGGATGCGTTTCAGGGAAGTTACGTTGATGCCCTGTTAGGCAAACATCTGGCCGAAGATTGCGATTCTCCGCATGCAGCAGGGAACGAACGGCGTTGTGCAGTTTGCCAATGGGCCCCACGCGAAACCGAAAGCAATGGCTGCAGTTTTCATTTTCGGGCAGGCAAGGTATTGCCGCCGCTTTAA
- the scpB gene encoding SMC-Scp complex subunit ScpB has translation MSADNIQQLEMDGMNQKPAIDLQHLRIIEAVLFASSEPLSEKLLAARLPEDANIIHILAELQETYAERGINLVHVGEKWAFRTAIDLAGDLHVEVEKSKKMTRATLETLAIIAYHEPVTRSEIEEIRGVALSKGTLDILLEAKWIRPRGRKRVPGRPVLWATTDEFLDHFGLQNRDDLPGLSDLKAAGLLDSRPGMGRYGASSGDDSLLPEPEDDPSSTESAVEEALTSRNLAELDAEIYAESLPGDDLDR, from the coding sequence ATGAGCGCCGATAACATTCAACAGCTTGAAATGGATGGCATGAACCAGAAGCCAGCCATTGATTTGCAGCATCTGCGCATTATCGAGGCTGTGCTGTTTGCGTCCAGCGAACCGCTAAGCGAAAAGCTGCTGGCCGCGCGCCTGCCCGAGGATGCCAATATTATTCATATTCTGGCGGAATTGCAGGAAACCTATGCCGAACGGGGTATCAACCTTGTGCATGTTGGTGAAAAATGGGCGTTTCGCACTGCAATTGATTTGGCCGGTGACCTGCATGTCGAGGTCGAAAAATCCAAAAAGATGACGCGCGCCACGTTGGAAACACTGGCGATTATTGCCTATCACGAGCCTGTAACCCGTTCTGAAATTGAAGAAATTCGTGGTGTTGCGCTCTCCAAAGGCACACTTGATATTTTGCTTGAGGCAAAATGGATCCGTCCGCGTGGTCGTAAACGTGTGCCCGGTCGACCGGTTTTGTGGGCAACAACGGATGAATTCCTCGATCATTTCGGCCTGCAAAACCGCGATGATTTGCCGGGGCTGTCGGATTTGAAGGCAGCAGGGTTGCTTGATAGTCGCCCGGGGATGGGGCGTTATGGTGCCAGTTCCGGTGATGACAGTTTGCTACCCGAACCGGAAGATGACCCGTCAAGCACGGAATCGGCTGTGGAAGAAGCCCTTACCAGCCGCAACCTTGCTGAACTTGATGCGGAAATTTATGCCGAATCCCTTCCCGGTGACGATCTTGATCGCTGA
- the erpA gene encoding iron-sulfur cluster insertion protein ErpA, with protein sequence MAEASRQVQMTESAATRIQELINSEGNNELMLRLQVSGGGCSGFQYEFSLDDKSSSEDHVFENYGAKMVVDDVSLDLLGGAEIDFVRELVGAAFRVNNPNASSSCGCGSSFSI encoded by the coding sequence ATGGCGGAAGCATCCCGGCAAGTACAGATGACAGAAAGTGCGGCGACGCGGATTCAGGAACTGATCAACAGCGAAGGCAATAACGAGCTGATGCTGCGTCTTCAGGTTTCTGGCGGCGGCTGCAGTGGTTTTCAGTACGAATTCTCGCTGGATGATAAAAGCAGCAGCGAAGATCACGTTTTTGAAAATTACGGTGCCAAAATGGTTGTCGACGATGTGTCGCTTGACCTGCTTGGCGGCGCGGAAATTGACTTTGTCCGTGAATTGGTGGGCGCTGCATTTCGGGTCAATAACCCCAATGCATCCTCGTCATGCGGCTGTGGTTCAAGTTTCTCGATTTGA
- the nagZ gene encoding beta-N-acetylhexosaminidase → MSGLELKRPKACILGLEGTSLSNWEKGFFREADPFGFILFARNVADPDQLKNLTAELREVSGRSNLPILVDQEGGRVARLKPPHWRKMPAAGVFGQLYEQQPDDAREAAYLNARLLAADLVDAGISVVCAPVLDLYFPGMSDVVGDRSYGSEVINVVALASAVSAGFLDGGVIPVIKHIPGHGRAAVDSHKDLPVVTASKSSLSVNDFEPFRQMKDVLAAMSAHILFTAIDDQRPGTVSPTVIRDVIRDDIGFQNLLISDDLSMEALGGSIASRTHECLAAGCDIALHCNGKRTEIEQVVSMSPALDGAALERALAVTNRISSLKGSVPPRQMLADWNARLSQLLAPVWPPAQGEGA, encoded by the coding sequence GTGTCCGGCCTTGAGTTAAAGCGACCCAAAGCCTGTATCCTTGGGCTTGAAGGAACGTCGTTAAGTAATTGGGAGAAAGGATTTTTTCGCGAAGCAGACCCGTTCGGGTTCATCCTGTTTGCGCGAAATGTTGCTGATCCTGACCAGTTAAAGAACCTGACCGCAGAATTGCGCGAAGTCAGCGGGAGAAGCAATCTGCCCATTCTGGTTGATCAGGAAGGTGGGCGCGTTGCGCGATTAAAACCGCCGCATTGGCGCAAAATGCCTGCTGCCGGTGTGTTTGGCCAGCTTTATGAACAGCAGCCCGACGATGCCCGTGAAGCAGCCTATCTGAATGCACGTCTGCTGGCGGCTGATCTGGTTGATGCCGGTATTTCCGTTGTTTGTGCCCCGGTTCTTGATCTTTACTTTCCGGGCATGAGCGACGTTGTCGGCGACCGGTCCTATGGCAGTGAAGTTATCAATGTGGTGGCGCTTGCCAGTGCCGTTTCAGCCGGTTTTCTGGATGGCGGGGTTATCCCGGTGATCAAGCATATTCCCGGACACGGCCGAGCCGCTGTTGATAGCCACAAGGATTTACCGGTGGTGACGGCATCAAAAAGCAGCCTGTCGGTGAATGATTTTGAACCGTTCCGCCAGATGAAGGACGTGCTTGCCGCCATGTCGGCGCATATCCTTTTTACCGCGATTGATGACCAGCGTCCCGGTACGGTTTCGCCAACGGTTATTCGCGATGTCATTCGCGATGATATCGGGTTTCAAAACCTGCTGATCAGTGATGACCTGTCGATGGAGGCCCTGGGAGGTTCCATTGCCAGCCGCACCCATGAATGCCTGGCAGCAGGGTGCGATATTGCCCTTCATTGCAATGGCAAACGTACTGAAATTGAACAGGTTGTTTCAATGTCGCCTGCGCTTGACGGGGCGGCACTGGAACGTGCATTGGCTGTGACCAACCGGATATCATCGCTCAAGGGTTCTGTGCCGCCGCGTCAGATGCTTGCTGACTGGAATGCGCGCTTAAGCCAGTTGCTGGCACCCGTTTGGCCCCCGGCACAAGGAGAAGGTGCTTGA
- a CDS encoding site-2 protease family protein — protein MNHLFEMIVSATTWVLPVLFAVTFHEAAHGYAARAFGDDTAQRAGRLSLNPIRHIDPVGTIVIPGLLLLTGAPFLFGYAKPVPVAFYRLNPQRLGIIGVAVAGPAINIVLAILSIMLLVWLPSFSPAVDSWLGETLQNSVALNCVLAVFNMLPIPPLDGGRVLTAISPAPMARVLMRMEKTGMILLIGVVFLLPYITAQLGIDLPIFQWIVIKPASALINFLAGIFT, from the coding sequence TTGAACCATCTGTTTGAAATGATTGTTTCGGCAACCACCTGGGTTTTGCCGGTGCTTTTTGCTGTGACATTTCACGAAGCGGCACATGGCTACGCGGCCCGTGCATTTGGGGATGACACCGCGCAGCGGGCAGGGCGCCTCAGTCTTAATCCCATTCGCCATATTGACCCGGTCGGGACAATCGTTATTCCCGGTTTGCTGTTGCTGACCGGTGCGCCATTTCTGTTTGGTTATGCCAAACCGGTGCCTGTCGCATTCTATCGTCTGAACCCGCAACGTCTGGGCATTATCGGTGTTGCGGTTGCCGGTCCGGCAATCAATATCGTGCTGGCTATCCTGTCCATCATGCTGCTGGTCTGGCTGCCGTCTTTTTCTCCGGCTGTTGATAGCTGGCTGGGTGAAACGCTGCAAAACTCTGTCGCGCTGAACTGCGTTTTGGCCGTGTTTAATATGCTGCCGATACCGCCGCTTGATGGCGGGCGTGTGTTAACGGCCATTTCACCGGCACCAATGGCGCGTGTCTTGATGCGCATGGAAAAAACCGGCATGATTCTGTTGATCGGTGTTGTTTTTCTGCTGCCTTACATAACCGCGCAGTTGGGAATTGATCTGCCGATTTTCCAGTGGATCGTCATTAAACCGGCCTCCGCGCTGATCAATTTCCTGGCCGGTATTTTTACCTGA
- a CDS encoding SPOR domain-containing protein has translation MSGDHSRGLHAEIRRTPQGSPGGGDWKRGAATVILGIAVIGGGIGLGAWWFYGHGQHIVQEGDLPVLMPEGGPVKVRPDNPGGMEVPHRDTTIYQELDDSGADVVVVIDPIPDMPRAPEAFELGPPPDARKLVGDEMEIDSGTDIDAPEIGEPAAASLKQAPAAAAKPAAPAPSQTATAPEQTPATAAPKPDASTDPASEGEFRIQMASFREQGQASVAWNKISSENKDVVGNLKMFVQKVDLGDKGIFYRLQAGPLDGRAAADKICSELKQRNVGCLSVRP, from the coding sequence ATGTCCGGGGATCACAGCCGCGGATTACACGCCGAAATTCGTCGCACGCCGCAGGGTTCACCGGGCGGCGGTGACTGGAAACGGGGTGCTGCGACTGTGATCCTTGGTATTGCTGTTATCGGGGGCGGTATCGGCCTTGGTGCCTGGTGGTTTTATGGCCATGGGCAGCATATCGTGCAGGAAGGCGACCTTCCGGTGTTGATGCCCGAAGGCGGGCCGGTAAAAGTTCGCCCGGATAATCCCGGTGGCATGGAAGTGCCCCACCGTGACACCACGATTTATCAGGAACTCGATGATAGCGGTGCCGATGTTGTCGTGGTGATTGATCCCATTCCCGATATGCCACGTGCGCCCGAAGCCTTTGAACTGGGGCCGCCGCCCGATGCGCGCAAACTTGTCGGCGATGAAATGGAAATCGATAGCGGAACCGATATCGATGCCCCTGAAATCGGTGAGCCAGCAGCCGCATCGTTAAAACAGGCACCTGCAGCTGCGGCAAAACCAGCCGCGCCAGCACCTTCGCAAACGGCCACAGCGCCAGAACAAACACCAGCAACGGCGGCTCCCAAGCCTGATGCATCGACAGACCCGGCATCCGAAGGTGAATTCCGCATCCAGATGGCATCCTTCCGCGAACAAGGGCAGGCCAGCGTTGCCTGGAATAAAATATCATCTGAAAACAAGGATGTGGTCGGAAACCTTAAGATGTTTGTTCAGAAAGTTGATCTGGGCGATAAAGGAATTTTCTATCGATTGCAGGCCGGGCCGCTCGATGGACGGGCTGCCGCTGATAAAATTTGTTCCGAACTGAAACAACGCAATGTGGGGTGCCTCAGTGTCCGGCCTTGA
- the argS gene encoding arginine--tRNA ligase — protein MNVFSQLKSDIEGQIAVLQTEGVLTGEIDTSRITVEPPRDPSHGDAATNAAMLLAKPAGMKPRDLAEKLAEKLRTVSGIAAVEIAGPGFINLRMANDFWLSQVTEVLNVGTAYGTSAMGQGERVNVEYVSANPTGPMHVGHCRGAVVGDVLANLLAKAGYDVTKEYYVNDAGAQVDVLARSLHLRYREALGQDIGEIPAGLYPGDYLVAPGKKLAARDGDKWLDQPEEAWLQEFRSFAIAEMMGLIREDLAQLGVEHDVFTSEAALVAAGKVQSAFDYLEGKGDIYVGVLEPPKGKTPEDWEPRPQTLFRSTDFGDDVDRPLKKSDGSWTYFASDIACHFDKYERGFATMIDIFGADHGGYVKRMKAATKAITNGEGDLDIKLCQLVNLFDNGEPVKMSKRSGTFVTLKEVVETVGKDVVRFIMLTRKNDATLDFDFAKVTEQSKDNPVFYVQYAHARISSVFRQAAEAFANVNFSDAALAGCDLSVLDSEEEMRLVRRIAEWPRIVEQAATAHEPHRIAFFLGDVAADFHSLWNRGRDNTELRFIKADDLAATQARLAMIRAVALVIASGLAVVGVSPLEEM, from the coding sequence ATGAATGTTTTCAGCCAGTTGAAAAGCGATATCGAAGGGCAGATTGCCGTCCTTCAAACCGAGGGCGTCCTGACCGGGGAAATCGATACCTCGCGTATCACGGTCGAACCGCCGCGCGACCCGTCACACGGCGATGCCGCAACCAATGCCGCCATGCTGCTGGCAAAACCTGCGGGAATGAAGCCGCGCGATCTGGCCGAAAAGCTGGCCGAAAAATTGCGCACCGTTTCCGGTATTGCCGCCGTTGAAATTGCCGGACCGGGTTTTATCAACCTGCGCATGGCCAATGATTTCTGGCTTTCCCAGGTAACCGAAGTTCTTAATGTCGGCACCGCTTATGGCACCAGTGCCATGGGGCAGGGCGAACGGGTTAACGTTGAATATGTTTCGGCCAACCCCACCGGACCCATGCATGTTGGTCATTGCCGTGGCGCGGTTGTGGGTGATGTTCTGGCAAACCTGCTGGCCAAGGCCGGTTATGATGTGACCAAGGAATATTACGTGAATGATGCCGGCGCACAGGTTGACGTGCTTGCACGTTCCCTGCATTTGCGTTACCGCGAGGCACTGGGGCAGGATATTGGCGAAATTCCCGCGGGCCTTTATCCCGGCGATTATCTGGTCGCACCGGGCAAAAAACTTGCCGCGCGTGATGGCGATAAATGGCTTGATCAGCCCGAAGAGGCCTGGCTGCAGGAATTCAGAAGCTTTGCCATTGCCGAAATGATGGGCCTGATCCGCGAAGATCTTGCACAGCTTGGCGTGGAACACGATGTTTTCACATCCGAGGCCGCACTGGTTGCCGCGGGCAAGGTGCAGTCCGCCTTTGATTATCTTGAAGGCAAGGGCGACATTTATGTTGGTGTGCTGGAACCGCCGAAGGGTAAAACCCCGGAAGACTGGGAACCGCGCCCGCAGACCCTGTTCCGTTCTACTGATTTTGGCGACGATGTTGACCGTCCTTTGAAAAAGTCGGACGGCAGCTGGACCTATTTTGCGTCTGACATTGCCTGCCATTTCGATAAATACGAACGTGGCTTTGCGACCATGATTGACATTTTCGGTGCCGATCACGGCGGTTATGTTAAGCGTATGAAGGCAGCGACCAAAGCCATCACCAATGGCGAGGGCGATCTGGATATCAAGCTGTGCCAGCTTGTGAACCTGTTTGATAATGGCGAACCGGTTAAAATGTCCAAGCGTTCCGGTACGTTTGTGACGCTGAAGGAAGTTGTTGAAACGGTGGGCAAGGATGTTGTCCGTTTCATCATGCTGACGCGCAAAAACGACGCCACGCTGGATTTCGATTTTGCCAAGGTCACCGAACAGTCCAAGGACAACCCGGTTTTTTATGTGCAATACGCACATGCCCGGATTAGTTCGGTGTTCCGTCAGGCTGCCGAAGCCTTTGCCAATGTTAATTTTTCCGATGCGGCACTGGCTGGTTGTGACCTGTCGGTGCTGGATTCGGAAGAAGAAATGCGCCTGGTTCGCCGCATTGCCGAATGGCCGCGCATTGTCGAGCAGGCAGCAACCGCACATGAACCGCACCGTATTGCCTTCTTCCTGGGCGATGTTGCTGCCGATTTCCATTCATTGTGGAACCGTGGTCGCGACAATACCGAACTGCGCTTTATTAAGGCCGATGACCTTGCTGCAACGCAGGCCCGTCTGGCGATGATCCGTGCGGTTGCCCTGGTTATCGCATCGGGCCTTGCCGTGGTTGGTGTTAGCCCGCTCGAGGAGATGTAA
- a CDS encoding ScpA family protein → MAETVSTDSNISDEAFDVAPVDGGSLADRLVLDLDGFEGPIDVLLELARDQKVDIIRISILDLAEQFLQFISRAQEMRLELAADYLVMAAWLAYLKSRLLLPKQDDDEEELSAEEMAELLAFQLRRLEAMKTAGAKLLEGPNLGRDFFGRGAPEEMKITTSSVYDASLYDLLKAYAQIMLTAEAKTLEIEAFDLYAMDDAIRRLRDLFGRRIVPQWTLLLQFMPRGLGTPLKARSALAAHFVASLEMCRDGELEISQEKVFGPIMLRSPQKRRDEPPLVGGLEGFGLPDDEGNEAFGSDVTEDAESEGIANLMDDDPFGDWDDEEEFERDGDEGGDDDERR, encoded by the coding sequence ATGGCTGAAACCGTTTCCACAGATTCAAACATCAGCGATGAAGCCTTTGATGTTGCCCCCGTTGACGGCGGCAGTCTGGCAGATCGCCTTGTTCTGGATCTGGATGGTTTTGAAGGGCCAATCGATGTTCTGCTGGAACTGGCGCGTGATCAGAAGGTTGATATCATTCGCATATCGATCCTTGATCTGGCCGAACAGTTTTTGCAGTTCATCAGCCGCGCACAGGAAATGCGGCTGGAACTGGCGGCGGACTATCTGGTTATGGCGGCCTGGCTGGCCTATCTGAAATCGCGCCTGTTATTGCCCAAACAGGATGACGACGAAGAAGAACTCAGCGCCGAAGAAATGGCCGAACTGCTGGCCTTTCAGCTCCGTCGACTTGAAGCAATGAAAACAGCCGGGGCAAAGCTGCTCGAAGGACCAAATCTGGGACGGGATTTTTTCGGCCGTGGTGCGCCCGAAGAAATGAAGATCACGACATCATCTGTCTATGATGCCTCGCTTTATGACCTTCTGAAGGCCTATGCCCAGATCATGCTGACAGCCGAGGCCAAGACGCTGGAGATCGAGGCGTTTGACCTGTACGCCATGGACGACGCCATTCGCCGCCTGCGTGATCTGTTTGGAAGGCGGATTGTGCCGCAATGGACGCTGTTATTGCAGTTCATGCCACGCGGTCTGGGCACGCCATTAAAGGCAAGGTCGGCATTGGCAGCGCATTTTGTCGCCAGCCTTGAAATGTGCCGCGATGGTGAACTTGAAATTTCGCAGGAAAAGGTCTTTGGCCCCATCATGCTGCGTTCACCGCAAAAACGGCGTGATGAACCGCCCTTGGTTGGGGGCCTGGAAGGTTTTGGCCTGCCGGACGATGAGGGGAACGAGGCATTCGGTTCAGATGTGACTGAAGATGCAGAATCGGAAGGCATTGCGAACCTGATGGATGATGATCCATTTGGCGATTGGGACGACGAAGAAGAATTTGAACGCGACGGGGACGAAGGCGGGGACGACGATGAGCGCCGATAA
- the ribB gene encoding 3,4-dihydroxy-2-butanone-4-phosphate synthase has translation MNQSVHQEPTLSLFGDPMARMERAIADLQAGKGVLVVDDEDRENEGDLIFSAQHLTNEQMAMMIRDCSGIVCLCLTDAHATALDLPPMVANNTSSMGTGFTVSIEAKVGVTTGVSAADRVTTVKAATAEGAKPSDLARPGHIFPLRARAGGVLERRGHTEATVDLMRVSGLKPAGVLCEITNPDGTMARLPELVDYAQKHDMVVISIEDIVAYRQSLQEAAE, from the coding sequence ATGAATCAGAGTGTTCATCAGGAACCCACATTGTCGCTGTTTGGCGATCCAATGGCCCGTATGGAACGTGCCATTGCCGATTTGCAGGCAGGTAAAGGGGTTCTGGTTGTCGATGACGAAGATCGCGAAAATGAAGGCGATCTGATTTTCTCTGCACAGCATCTTACAAACGAACAGATGGCGATGATGATTCGCGACTGTTCGGGTATTGTTTGCCTGTGTCTGACGGATGCCCATGCAACCGCACTGGATTTGCCGCCGATGGTGGCAAATAACACATCAAGCATGGGAACGGGTTTTACCGTTTCAATCGAAGCCAAGGTTGGTGTGACCACCGGTGTTTCTGCAGCTGACCGTGTGACCACGGTCAAGGCGGCGACGGCGGAAGGTGCAAAACCTTCTGATCTGGCCCGCCCGGGCCATATTTTCCCGCTGCGTGCACGTGCAGGTGGCGTTTTGGAACGCCGCGGCCATACCGAAGCCACGGTTGATCTGATGCGTGTTTCGGGCCTGAAACCGGCGGGTGTTCTGTGCGAAATCACCAATCCCGATGGAACGATGGCGCGTCTGCCTGAACTGGTCGATTATGCGCAAAAGCACGACATGGTCGTGATCAGCATCGAAGACATCGTTGCATATCGCCAGTCCCTGCAGGAAGCTGCTGAATAA